TTCACCTTTATCAAGGTTTTCCATGGACTGAGCGATATCAGAATGGTCAACAAGGATAACTTTCTGATCAGTAGCGTCAGTCATGATTTCGGGAGCAGCGCAACCGAACTTTTCGAGAACAAAGGCGGTTTCAGGAGCGATATCGCCCTGTGCAACTGCTTTGGTTTCTTCTTTTGCTTTAGACCACAGATCTGCAATTGCGATTGCGGATGCGATGGTGTCGGTATCGGGGTTTTTGTGTCCTACTGCGATAATAGCCATAATAATTTCCTCCTAAGAAATATGGTAGCTGAATAGAGCTTGTGTCTTCTATCACAATCTTTTTTTTCTGCCAAGGATTACATGATCCCGGCAAGGATAATAAAGCCGATTAAGACCACTCCGAAGACAAAAGTGGCGTAAGCTTTCCGCAACCTTACGGCTAAAAGTCCTCCGAGGCTGGCTGCGATCCATAAAAAAGACCATTTCATATCCACTTCGGCGACCCTCGGTCCCCATTTGTGAAAAAATATACAAAGCATATAATGAAGGAGTATGGTACTTGTCCAGAAAAAAAGCCAAGAAGTGACAAAAGTTCTTAAAATAGATTGAAAAACCAGCTTTTGCGGGAGCTGATTACCAGCCTTGGCCTTGCGCGCCCAGCCGATGAGTTTATTATGACCGCGATTATGCCATTGCCTGAGGGAAGAATCCAACCAAGCACCAATTCTGGCCAGCGGTAGGCAGGACAACAGAATGACCATGACCTGGCGAGGATCGGTGAATGCAAAAGACGTAGTTAATGCCAAAGCCGCAAATGTAGGCGCGAGAATATGGGGGGGAATGTAGGTCCCGGCTGGGATATTATCCAACCAGAACAATTCGAAAAAGACCGCTATCTTAAGACTTGTAGCAACATCACCAGTAACAGCACCCCATAAGGCGCCAACCACAAGTGGTCGCTCGAGAAGACCCGGGTTTATCGTAAATCGGAAGAGCGAAAAAATTGCAAAAAAAAACCAATCACCGCAACCCAAACGGGAAACGATAAAGCTAATCCTTGAAACAGACTCATGAAAACCTCACCTGAACAGGATCATTGGGAACACATCGAAAATCAAGCTCTATACCCTGCCCTTTAAAATAATGAAGACATGATTCATCATCGGAACTCAGGGCCACGCTAGGCGAAATCTGTTTCTTACCCGGTCCGTAATGGATATTACCTATATTCACGATATTAAATCTGAACCCTGAATCAAGTGCCCGGCGAACATCGGCACAAGAAGAGAAAAGAATTATCGAGCTGGCGTTCCCATTAGCAAGGGTCATTATACTATCATTCAACGAATCGACAGAACAAAAAGAGCAGTTCACTGACTGCGGAATAGCCAGCGACATAATTTGCTGCTGCAAATTATCCCCGGCAACGGCATCGTTAGCCACGATTATATTCTTAGCGTGGGTGTACGGTAGCCATGTTTCAATAATCTGCCCATGAACAAGACGGTTATCAATTCTCACCCACATCATGGCTACCCTTTCTTAGTTCGTTTTCGCAGCATTTCGCCCGCTATTACAATCCCCTTAGCAGCAGCTTTGCTGACTTCCTCAGCCATTTTCTGCAAGGATTCATTACGCACCTGAAACGCTTTGAGCAGCATAGGCAGACTCACACCGGTGACAACCTCAATATCATCGCTTTGAAGCAGCGAGAGGCTTAAATTGGTTGGAGTTCCGCCGAACATGTCTGTAAGAATCAAAACACCGTTTCCGCTGCTAACTTCGGCAATATTCTTTTTAAGAGCTTCCACAGCAACATCAATCCCCTGAGAAACTTCCACGCTCAATGAGAGCACGCCCTCCTGCGGACCAACAATTAATTCAGCCGCCTCAATCAACGTCTGCCCGAAGTTACCATGGGTAACCAGAACTATCCCGTTTTTGCTTGATTCAATTCCCATCAACTTTCCTGATTAATTCAAATATATTAACTACTTCAAATGAATATGCTTATGTTCAAGGGAAACAGAATAACCATTATCTTTAAGAGTTGCAAATATCCTCTCAGCCGTGGCGACCGATCGATGCCTTCCGCCAGTGCAACCCACTGCAATAGTCAGCCTGTACCTGCCCTCCTCTTCGTAGAGAGGTAGGACATATTGAAGGAAATCGAGATATTTCTCAATAAAAATTGAACCGGGTTCCGAGCCGAGAACATAGTCTGAAATAGCTTTATCCTGACCGGAAAGGGGACGAAGCTCTTCTTCAAAGTAAGGATTGGGCAAAAACCGGAGATCCATGACCATATCTGCGGCTGTAGGTACGTCATGTTTAAAACCGAAAGACATTACATGGACACGCAGCCCACGAGTCTTCTCACTCAATTCGGCCCACTTTTCTTGAATCCTACGGCGCAAGTCGTGGATAGAATAGGTGGTTGTATCTATGACAAGGTCAGCCTGCTGACGAACTTCGCCAAGGATTTCCTTTTCCCGCTCCAAAGCCTGCTCCAGACCAAAATCTCTTGACTCCAAAGGATGCAAACGCCGGGTTGTAGCATAACGCCTTACCAGTTCAGGAAGACGCGCTTCAAGAAAAAGGATGCTGGGCGAATATCCCTTACGGGTTAATTCTTCACGGGTGCTCTCCCAATCAGAACTGAATTCCAACTGTCGAAGATCCATCCCCAGTACCAAACCCCGGTAAGCATTATCGCGGGTATTAAAAAGATCGACCAGACGTGATAGCATCCCTGCAGGTAAACCGTCTACGCAAAAAAAACGCAGATCTTCGAAGACTTTCAGCACAGTAGATTTTCCGGCACCGGAAAGACCGGTAACGACAATCACTGGAAAAGAATCATCCACAACCACCTTGATGACCTCCTTTAGCTCTAGCCCACAAATAAAATTAGCAATGACCTTAGTTCATTGCTAATCTGATGCATTCTATTTTTAAACAACTTTAATGTTATGCGATACCAAGAAGGCGAAGCAGCTCATCCTTATCCTCGGTATCTATAAAGGCCTGCCGGAATGACTCATCCTTTAGTTGCCGCGAAATATGGGCCAGCACCTTCAAATGAGCACCGGCCCCCTGCTCGGGGGCCAGTACCATAAAGAATATTTTACAAGGCTGCATGTCCAGAGACTCAAAGTCGACGCCTTCACTCGAGCGGCCTACAACTACTACAATCTCTTCCAGACATTCCAGTTTTCCGTGGGGGATGGCAATGCCATCCCCTATTCCTGTTGTTCCAAGTTTTTCACGATCATTAAGGACCTTCAGGGCATTGTCCACATCTACTTCAAGACCTGCGTCTTTCAGGGTAGAAACCATTTCTTTCAGAACTTCACCTTTATCAGAGGCATTCAGTTCATGTATTACAAGGTCCTTCGCCAGATTATCTGCTATATTCATTAGTTAGTATCCCGGGTCAATTAAACCGAAATCGCCATTATTGCGGCGGTATATTACATTTATTGCTTCATTATCCGCATTACGAAATACCAGGAATTCATGGTCAAGGGTCTGCAACTGTTCTGCTGCTTCATCAACACTCATGGGCTTGGGAATAAAGGAGTCAGACTCCACAATCACTGGTTCCCTGTACTCTTCCTCTCCGTAGCTGAGAATATCCATACGGGCAGGAGCCTCGTCCTTACGCCGATGACTTCTCATCTTCTCGTTTGCACGGCGAAGCTGGGCTTCAAGCTTGTCCAAAACCATATCCACAGTGGAATACATGTCCTCGGACACTTCGAAAGCTGAGACATGCAGATGGTCGGAAGTGAAAACAACTTCCGCAACGTGTCGGAACTTATCAACTGACAAATTAACCTGCATATCAGTATTGTCAGGGTTGCTGACATACTTAACCAACTTGGAGAAACGGCTGTTTGCATATTCCTTAAGATGTTCGGATGCGTCGAAGTTCTTAAAAGTAAATGCTACGTTCATAAAGAGCCTCCTTAGTAAGGGTGAATATGCTTTAATTTCTCCGAACTACATTAGAACACCTTTTTCCTCTTAGAAGAGGAGAGTATTCCCATTGCAGTTCTGTACTTGGCCACGGTCCTTCTGGCGATATTAACTTCCAGCTTCTCTTTGAGAATCTCAGCTATTTTCTCGTCACTGAGGGGTTTCTTTCCGTCTTCTTCACTGATCAATTTCTTGATCGTCGCCTTGACGGATTCAGAACCGACCTGAGATCCGTCATCCAGACCGAGGGCACTATTAAAAAAGAACTTAAGCTCATAAATCCCATGCGGAGTCGATACATACTTATTGGTTGTGATTCGGCTCACGGTGGATTCGTGCATTTCGATGTCTTCCGCTACTTCCTTCAAGATAAGGGGTTTAAGCTTTGTGACACCTTCTGCGAAAAATTCGCGCTGGAATCTCACTATGGATTCAAGAACTTTATATAAGGTACGCTGCCGCTGATAGAGGCTCTTCATCAGCCACTGGGCGGAGCGCATCTTGTCCTGAAAATATTCTTTATCCTCTCCTTTCGTCGATGCCAGTGTCTCCACATAAAAAGCATTCATCTGCAATTTAGGAAGACCGTCCTCGTTTAAAACTATGACAAAATCACCATCATATTCATAAACATAAGCATCAGGGCTGATATAGAAAGAGTCTCCGCCTGAAAAACTTGCTCCCGGAAGAGGGTCAAGTGTCTGCATCAAGTCAAGATAACTCTTCAAATCCTCCATGCTGAGCTTGAATTTCCTTGCGAGCGGCTTATACCGCTTCTTTTCAAGATCATCGAGATGTTCACTCACCAGCGAGACAAGAATCGGATCATCATCGAGTCTTAGAGCTTCAAGCTGAATCAGTAGGCATTCCTGCGGGGTTCTTGCCCCTACTCCTACTGGATCAAACCTCTGAATTCGATAAAGCACTTTTTCTACTTCTTCGATTTCAGCATAGCACGTTTCACAAACTTCTTCCAAGTCAATCCTTAAAAAACCTCCGGAGCTCAAATTACCGATAAGGCATTCACCTATTTCAATTTCTTTATCAGTAAAATCAGAAAGGCTCATCTGCCAATGCAAATGACCTTCAAGCGAAGTGGCCTTGGTCAAACGTGCTTCAAAAGAGGCACCATCTTCATAAGACTCTGATTCACGTGAAGCAGATTGCTTCGAAGTACTGGAAAATTCCCCGAGATAATTTTCCCATTCGGCTTCCTTGGAGATTTGTGTTTCCTCAGCAGTCGCGGTGCCTGCCTCAGCATCAGCAGCATCTGTCCTTTCCTGCGCTTCAGCTTCTTCGAGGATAGGATTCTCCATCAGCTCCTGATGAACGGAATCCACCAGCTCCAAGCGGGAAAGCTGCAACAACTTGATAGCCTGCTGCAGCTGAGGAGTCATTACCAGCTGTTGAGTAAGCTTTAATTGTTGTCTAAGTTCCAACCCCATATTATCAGGCCACCTTCTTATATCTAATTCAATTAATTTCAGTCAGTTATCGGCAGAAAGCAGAAAAAATATATTTTTCTGTACCCTCGGCCTTGATCAAACTATGCCACATCCATTTTAAAGATGCAACAAAGACGTCTGAATCATCTGAAATTTATGGATTTTTTTTGCAAAAGAAACGTACATGAAAAAAGTGTACCAATGTTCTGGCAGACTGTAAATCAACAATGATAAATTTAATTGAGCTTTGCACAAAAAAGGCCGGGATTATTAAATAAATCCCGGCCTGAATATTTTATGCTGATGCACTTGCTGCTAAAGACTAAAACTGTCTCCCAAATAGAGCCTGCGCGCCTTGGTATTTTGAACAATACTTTCCGGCGAACCGTTAAGAATAACACGGCCTTCATAGACCAGATATGCCCTATCACAAATGGACAGAGTTTCACGCACGTTGTGGTCGGAAATGAGGATACCCATCCCCATATCCTTCAACGAAGAAATGATGTCCTGAATATCAATAACCGCAATTGGATCAATCCCGGCGAATGGTTCATCAAGCAAAATGAACTTGGGATTGTTGATCATCGCGCGCGCAATCTCCAGACGCCTTCGCTCACCACCGGAAAGGTACATGGCCTTCTGTTCAGCAAGACGCAGAATACCGAGCTGGTCCAGCAGCTCGTCCGCCCTCTTGGGAACATCCTTACCGGAAAGACCGGTATGCTCGATGATAATCTCCAGATTCTTACGCACAGAAAGCTTTTTGAATATAGAGCTTTCCTGAGGCAGATAACTTAGCCCCAGACGTGCCCTCTCGTGCAGAGGCAGTCTGGTTATCTGCTTTTTATTAAAATAGACATCCCCGGAAGTAGGTTTGACTACTCCCACGAGCATATAGAAAGTTGTTGTTTTACCAGCCCCGTTAGGGCCAAGCAGTCCAACAACCTCGCCTTCGCGTACAGTAAGCCCGATTCCGCGGACAACCTCTTTAGGCCCGTAATTTTTGACCAGTTTCTTTGCGATAATCGAAGACATATTTCCCTACTGCGTCACATTTTTCGGGGTGTAGAAAATGGCCTCAATCGGCTTGTTGCCGCCGACGACCTCGGCACGGTTATCTTTGATATAAAATTTAATTTCATCACCCTGAATATTGTTGGGGCCATCTTGGAGTTCAGCATTACCCTTCATGAAAATAATGGAATCACCAACTACATAAGTCAGCTTATCGCAATGCCCTTTACGCTTTTTCATGACGACTTTGACATTACCGCCGGCAACTATTTTCTTGATCTTATCCTGAGTATCGGAAAGAGAGTCGCCATCAGGCCTAAGGTAGGCTGTAAGCGTATCAGAAGTTAAAGTCACGTCCAGACGCACTACCTTAACATTACCGGAAAAAGTAATCTGGTTACGATTTTCGCTGAATGTCATTTTGGAAGAAGTTATCTTGATGGGAACTTCGTCAGGACCGCCGGGGATACGCTTCGTGCGCGGTTTTTCTTCTTCAATAACCGGAGCATCGGCTGAAAGGTATGTGCCGTACACATATCCTATGAGTTTCTTCTCCTTGTTCTCATCAGTTTTAAATACTGGAAACCATTTTCCATCAAGCTGTCCGACGGTTACAGCCTGACCTTGTTCCAGCTTATCCACAATAAGAGCTTTTACATCTGGCTCGGAACGTACATTAAGGACTGCGGTTGCGTAGAGGGTCTTTGTTTTTACAGGTGCAAGCAGCATGTCATCCATAGCCTGTTCCATGGCGGCAAGTTTGTTTCCGCGTTCAAGCTCTTCCTGTTTTATCTTGCTTTCTTCAGCCTTGATCTCAGCCTTTCGGGCATCAATTCCGGCCATTTGAGCCTTTTCAAGATTTGCAGGATATGGAGCGAGGAAAGGCCCCCATGCATAGCCCCAGACAGGAGTATCTTTTGTGACAATAGTATCAATCCGGTAAAGGGCGTACATACCACCCTTCTCTTTGCGAACCTGCGCACGGTGGCCGGGACTCAGCACACCAACCGCTCTGGAAGTAGCCACAGGCTTCTCAATGACGTTAATCCGGCGCACTGCGTAGCGGATACGCGCATCTTCATTAACAAGATCGACATCGGACTGTTTAACATATCCAAGAGCATCTGCTTCGGAAACGACCTGTGCGTCAGCCTTGAAAAATGCATACCATCCATTTCTGAGAAAACCGACCTTGATTTTATCCCCGGATTTAAGCACTCCACCGGTTGAAGACTTGACAGTACGTTCCAGATGATACTTGAAATCTTTGCCGACGTAGCGAATATCGCCCCAATCAGTAAGCGGGCTATCTGCAGCAGCGGGTATCACCACTTTGCCGGAAATATAACCAACCGTTTTCACGTCTTTGTCATCGGAAGCCGGATAGACCGGAAACCAGCCATCCTTTTCCGGACCAACCAAAAAACTTTCCGCCGGAGAAAGGACCCATACAACATCGGCCTTGAGAGAAGGCTCAGAGCGGACATTGGCGATAGTCCGGGTAATTTTCAATTGGGATTTATCATAAGCATGCGCATTTGAACTGACCGCAAGAAGCGCCAGAACAAACACTACAAAACAAACAGTAGAAGAAAAAAATACTGGTGCAGACCTGCCGCGCAAAAATGAACTTTTTCCGAATATATTTATCAAATGAATGCTCGCTTCTATTGAGGCATTACCACCATGTCCGGTGAAATCAGGGCTTCCATTCCATCTTCAATCATTATTTCACGAGTGACAAGGTCCACCTTGACCCGATTGGAAGTAATATACACTGCCGGACTCTGAACTTTCACATTTCCCTCGAGGAATAGTAAATTCTCTTTGGGTTTAAAATCAAGCCGGTCAGCGATGAGTCCCATATCGCCATAGTGACCTTTTACATTGTCCCAGAGTTTGAGCCCCTTACCCTGCTGGCTGACTTCGCCATGCAGAGCACTGACAAAAACTTCTTTGCGATCTCGGCCTAGATAATATGTGACCCGGGGTTTGTCGGCCTTAACCAGACCTTCTTCCTGATCATAATCAGCGCTTCCGGCCCGCAAAATCCACTCAATATCACCACCTGTTCCCTGAATCAGCTCGATTTCCTCAGCAGAAATATCAGACTGATTCTCATCACCAGCCAGCGGGCGTTCTACAGAACCACGGGCCATGTGCGGGAAGACTCCATACTTCTTGCCCAGCAAAGTTCCGGAAACAAGCCCCAGAAACAAGGCGAGAACCAAAAATAAAATCAAGCCGGTACGGCCCATCTAGCCTGCCCACTCTTTCCAGATTTCGTCTAACTTGCCCTGTACATCAAGAATAAATGAAATTGCTTCGCGCACAGCGCCTCTCCCACCCTTGCGACTGGAAATCCACTTGGATATACCGAAAATTTCAGGCTGGGCATTTCTGACCGCCATGGGCAATCCCACACGCAACATAACCGGAACATCAATCCAGTCATCACCGATATAGGCAACCTCTTCGTCTTTCAATCCCTTTTCTTTGAGAAGCTTTTCATAAAAAGGGAGCTTCTCCCGCTGTCCGGGATAGTAATCGGTAATTCCCAGCTCGGTCACCCTTTTTTCAACAGCACCATGATTCAACCCGGTAATAACAGCTAAATCAATTCCGGCCTGCTGCGCGAACTTGATACCGAGGCCGTCCTGTACGTTGAAACGCTTAGTTACGTTGCCGTCTTGATCATAATAAAGTCCGCCGTCAGTTAGAACACCGTCCACATCAAGAATAAGCAGCTTGATTTTTTCAGCTCGGGATTTAGCAGACATAATTAACGCTCCATGCAGAAAGAAGATCTTTAATCAGGTCTTCTGCGCGATCTAAAGGCCAGCTGTTCGGTCCATCGCAAAGTGCGCAATCCGGATCTGGATGAGTTTCCATAAAAACACCGGAAGCTCCGGCAGCAACAGCAGCGCGGGAAAGAATAGGGACAAACTCACGCTGTCCGCCGGACTTTCCGTCAAGACCTCCGGGAAGCTGTACAGAATGGGTGGCATCAAAAACAACAGGACAACCCAGCCCTTTCATTATCGCAATAGAGCGCATGTCAACGACCAGATTATTATAGCCAAAGGAAGCACCGCGCTCTGTGAGCCAGATGCGTTCGTTTCCTGCTTCACGCAGCTTACCCACTACATGGCGCATATCAAGGGGGGCAAGAAACTGCCCTTTCTTAACATTTATAATCCGCCCGGTATTTGCGGCAGCAACCAAAAGGTCTGTCTGTCTGCAAAGAAATGCGGGAATCTGGATCACGTCAGCCACTTCACCAACAGATGCGGCCTGATTAGGGGTATGGATATCGGTAACAACAGGCAGACCGGTTTCGTCCTTAATCCGCTGTAACCATTTAAGCCCTTCCTCCATGCCCGGTCCCCTGAAAGAATTAATAGAGGTCCTGTTGGCCTTGTCGAAAGAGCTTTTAAAAATTACCGTCACATCAAGACGGGAAGCGATGTCAGCCAGAGCTTCAGCAGCACGCAAGGCGACATCTATGGTTTCCAGAGCACAAGGCCCCGCCAGAATAAACGGGCCCTGCTTACTTTTCTGATATAATTCATCGGGGGTCAAAAGTAACTGCCCTCCAATTATAAGATTACCCGGAAACACTGCGTACCAGTGCTCCCGGGCAATCAATAGTTAATTCTATTTATTGTCGCAGGCAGCCTTGATGAAATCCCTGAACAGCGGATGAGCGTGCATGGGATTGGACTTAAATTCCGGATGGAACTGGCAACCCAGGAACCAGGGGTGATCGGCAATTTCCACGATTTCAACCAGAGTTTCATCAGGGGAAAGACCGCTCAGAACCAAACCTGCTTCAACGAGCTGATCTGCGAATTTTTCTTTGTTGAATTCGTAACGATGGCGGTGGCGTTCCTGAATTTCAGATTTACCGTAAGCAGCCATAGCCTTGGTTCCTTCAACAATCTTACAGGGGTAAGCACCAAGACGCATGGTGCCGCCCTTATCACTTTCTTCACAACGGCTTTCAGTTTTTTCAGTGCGGTAATCAAACCACTCTTTCATCAGATAAATGACATTATCTTCACCGTTGGCATTAAATTCTTCAGAGTTTGCACCATTGAGTCCCATAACATTACGGGCATACTCAATGACTGCGCACTGCATACCAAGACAAATCCCGAAAAAGGGAACCTTATTTTCACGGGCATACTGAATAGCAGCAATTTTACCTTCAACACCACGGGAGCCGAATCCGCCGGGAACCAGTACACCATCAATTCCGGCCAGCTTTTCCCTGGCATTCTCAGGAGTGATCTCTTCAGAGTTCACATAGCGCAGGTTAACTTTAACTTCGTTTGCCACCCCGCCGTGAATAAGGGCTTCATGCAGAGATTTATATGCTTCCTTGAGATCCACATATTTGCCGACAATACCGATTGTGGTCTCGCCTTTGGGATTCTCAAGAATGTAGTTAAGCCTTTTCCAGGGCTCAAGATTACAATTTTTGGCAGGGAGCTTCAGCAGTATAGCGATTTTCTGGTCCAGACCTTCATTATAAAAACTGAGCGGAAGCTGATAGATGGATTTAACATCAACAGCAGTGAAAACCGCATCACGGTCAACGTCACAAAAAAGAGCAATCTTGCGTTTAATATCTTCATCAAGATCAACTTCACTGCGACAGAGAATGATATCCGGGTGGATACCGATACTGCGCAGTTCCTTGACAGAGTGCTGTGTAGGCTTGGTTTTAACTTCACCGGCAGCCTGAAGATAAGGAACAAGGGTAAGGTGAATGTAAAGAACATTCTCGCTGCCCAGCTCGGAGCGAAGCTGGCGGATAGCTTCCAGAAAAGGAAGCCCTTCGATATCACCGACAGTACCGCCAATTTCAATGAGGGCCACATCCTCACCATTGGGAACATTTACAACCGCATTTTTAATCTCATCGGTAATATGCGGGATAACCTGCACGGTACCGCCGAGGTAGTCGCCACGGCGTTCCTTAGTGATTACGTTGTGGTAAACGCGGCCGGAAGTCATGTTATTTTTCTGACTGAGCGGAACATCCAGAAAACGCTCGTAATGACCGAGGTCAAGGTCAGTTTCAGCACCGTCGTCAGTTACATAAACTTCTCCGTGCTGAAAAGGGTTCATGGTGCCGGGGTCAACATTAATATATGGATCAAGCTTCTGAATAGTAGCTGTCATCCCTCTGGCTTTAAGAAGTGCGCCGATGGATGCTGCTGCAAGCCCTTTACCAAGTGAGGACAAAACGCCCCCGGTGATGAATATAAATTTGGTTTTCATAACGCTCCCGTCCCGTGGCGGACAAAATTATTTTAGAATATCGCTGCTACATAAAACAAAATTGACAGCGAATAAAGTCGATACTCATGAAAAAAACACAAAAAGGTCCCACCCCGTAAACAATCCCATATTCAGGCGTATCCCACTTTAAAAAAATGTGTTAGTGGTACGTCCTGAGGAATATAGACTGTTGACGGGAGGCTGACCCGCAATTATGTTCCTCTCTTCGAACAGGTATTAAATAGTCTTGGAATATTTCTATTGTCAACATCTGGAGGACAAAAATATATGGCCCGCGTTAAAGTTTTGGTCATCACCGGTTACGGAACCAACTGTGAACACGAGTCTGCTCATGCCGCTAAAAAAGCGGGTGCAGACGAAGTAGACATCACTTATTTTTCCGATCTTGCCGCAGGTAAAAAAAATCTTGAAGGTTACAATTTTCTGATTTTCCCCGGCGGTTTTCTCGATGGCGATGATCTCGGTGCTGCACAGGCTGCGGCTCTCCGCTGGAAACACGCTCAAACTGCAGACGGCACCCCGCTTGTGGACCAAATCAAAAAATTCTTTGAAGACGGCGGCGTGATCCTGGGAATCTGCAACGGATTCCAGCTTCTGGTAAAGCTCGGTCTGCTGCCGGCAGTAGGCGGCGAGTACTTCACCCGTCAGGTATCGCTCAGCTACAACGATTCCGCTAAATACGAAGACCGTTGGGTTCACCTCAAGGCCAACCCGGACTCTCCATGCGTATTTACCAAGGGAATTGACACATTGAACGTACCAGTGCGTCATGGAGAAGGTAAAATTATCCCCGCTGACGACGCCATGCTCAAAAAAATAGTGGAGAACAACCTCCACGCAGTGCAGTACATCGATCCCGAATCAGGCGATGTAACAATGGATTACCCGGCTAACCCCAACGGCTCCCCGCTGGGCATCGCCGGTCTGACTGATCCTACCGGCAGAATCCTCGGCCTTATGCCTCACCCCGAAGCATTCAACCACCCCACCAACCATCCCAAATGGACCCGTGGCGACATTCCGACTCTCGGTCTGGCTCTCCTCGAAGGTGGCGTTAACTATATCAAATCACTCTAAGATTGCCTCCGGCGGCCCTTCGGGGACCATAGGAACTTTTACAAAAGTTTCTCTGGACTCATCAAAACCTTTTATTAAGGCTTTGCCGTCGTATGCTGCAAATCAGT
Above is a genomic segment from Maridesulfovibrio sp. containing:
- a CDS encoding HAD-IIIA family hydrolase, translating into MSAKSRAEKIKLLILDVDGVLTDGGLYYDQDGNVTKRFNVQDGLGIKFAQQAGIDLAVITGLNHGAVEKRVTELGITDYYPGQREKLPFYEKLLKEKGLKDEEVAYIGDDWIDVPVMLRVGLPMAVRNAQPEIFGISKWISSRKGGRGAVREAISFILDVQGKLDEIWKEWAG
- a CDS encoding phosphoribosylformylglycinamidine synthase subunit PurQ; its protein translation is MARVKVLVITGYGTNCEHESAHAAKKAGADEVDITYFSDLAAGKKNLEGYNFLIFPGGFLDGDDLGAAQAAALRWKHAQTADGTPLVDQIKKFFEDGGVILGICNGFQLLVKLGLLPAVGGEYFTRQVSLSYNDSAKYEDRWVHLKANPDSPCVFTKGIDTLNVPVRHGEGKIIPADDAMLKKIVENNLHAVQYIDPESGDVTMDYPANPNGSPLGIAGLTDPTGRILGLMPHPEAFNHPTNHPKWTRGDIPTLGLALLEGGVNYIKSL
- the kdsA gene encoding 3-deoxy-8-phosphooctulonate synthase, producing the protein MTPDELYQKSKQGPFILAGPCALETIDVALRAAEALADIASRLDVTVIFKSSFDKANRTSINSFRGPGMEEGLKWLQRIKDETGLPVVTDIHTPNQAASVGEVADVIQIPAFLCRQTDLLVAAANTGRIINVKKGQFLAPLDMRHVVGKLREAGNERIWLTERGASFGYNNLVVDMRSIAIMKGLGCPVVFDATHSVQLPGGLDGKSGGQREFVPILSRAAVAAGASGVFMETHPDPDCALCDGPNSWPLDRAEDLIKDLLSAWSVNYVC
- a CDS encoding CTP synthase; translation: MKTKFIFITGGVLSSLGKGLAAASIGALLKARGMTATIQKLDPYINVDPGTMNPFQHGEVYVTDDGAETDLDLGHYERFLDVPLSQKNNMTSGRVYHNVITKERRGDYLGGTVQVIPHITDEIKNAVVNVPNGEDVALIEIGGTVGDIEGLPFLEAIRQLRSELGSENVLYIHLTLVPYLQAAGEVKTKPTQHSVKELRSIGIHPDIILCRSEVDLDEDIKRKIALFCDVDRDAVFTAVDVKSIYQLPLSFYNEGLDQKIAILLKLPAKNCNLEPWKRLNYILENPKGETTIGIVGKYVDLKEAYKSLHEALIHGGVANEVKVNLRYVNSEEITPENAREKLAGIDGVLVPGGFGSRGVEGKIAAIQYARENKVPFFGICLGMQCAVIEYARNVMGLNGANSEEFNANGEDNVIYLMKEWFDYRTEKTESRCEESDKGGTMRLGAYPCKIVEGTKAMAAYGKSEIQERHRHRYEFNKEKFADQLVEAGLVLSGLSPDETLVEIVEIADHPWFLGCQFHPEFKSNPMHAHPLFRDFIKAACDNK